The nucleotide sequence gtggatgacagatgctaacagctacatgttagtggatgggacatgctaacaactccatgttagtggaaaacagatgctaacagctacatgttagtggatgggacatgctaacaactccatgttagtggaggacagatgctaacagctacatgttagtggatgggacatgctaacaactccatgttagtgggtggacgtctcagtcatGGGCCAgcaaggaggctcggtcccgaccaatgccgcttgcggctttaattacaCTTAAATTGCTAATCAACCAGCCACAATGGTTAATTATTGAACATCCTAATCTATTTATAACAATTTAAGGGCCATAGCAATATTTTCCTGAAACAATATACTTATGTATGTATCTTTAAAATATAGAAAGCATAATATCAGACTTGTGTATGATGGATTGGGAAAAAagatattgttttcaaaaaagattttcttttcttttcttctcaatGTTTAATTCCTTTTCGAAACTTATAGAATTAGTAAGAGTTTATCCAGCTTTTTCCAAATATGACTGTCTGCCAGtctgcctgcctgtctgtctgtctgtctgtctgtctgtctgtgtgtgggcCTATTTATAGATGATTCATTGTCACTTGCATGTATATGTAAAACCAGCCTTCCCCCTTATTGTTACAATGGGTCATGGTGTTTAATATATACATTACATTTACATAAGCGCGTAGAATCTAAAAACGAAAATACATAGATACAAAAAATTAActaaacaattgaaaaaaaaaagcattttctgaCGTCATTTCCCTTGTCGTCATGACGCCTGGACTTCCGGGACGCCATGTTGGATGAGTTACATCAGGGCAGCTCCTCGTCTGAACGGTTTGTCTGAGAGGCAAAATTATCATGGAAAGAAGTCTCTGACGACGGTGAAACCTACTATAGGAGGTACGTTACTGCgatttaatttcactccattagCTGCAAGAAGTGTCAGAAGGCTGGGGGACAAACTGCCCTTGGTGACCGGCTGTGTGTAAGTCAGTCTGGGCGTGACGGCTAATGTGGCTAATGCTAACCGGGGTTTTTTAATGTAGCTGATGCTACGAAACAACAACTGCTACTTAGTAAAAAGTCACTCCTGTGATTCTGAACTCCTTTAATTCTGTATGTACATATATAAGGCAggagtgctgtgtgtgtgtgccgtgttcataaaacaaaacaggttTCAACACTGATCTAATCACGTGTGATCGCTCATATGGAGTTATATGTTTTTCTTTCGATCAGGTGAGGCTGTGAACTTAAGCAGCAGCACGCATCCCAACAACATGCTGGCACGTCTGTTCAGGCTCCACGGCCTGATGGTGGCCTCCCACCCGTGGGAGGTCATCGTGGGCACCTTGGCTCTCACAGTCTGCCTCATGTCCATGAACAACCGAGCGGCCAGCAGCCAGATGTGCAGCTGGAACGAGTGCCCCAAGATCGAGGAGGTGAGGCTGGTGATGGGCGTTGTTAACGAGACACACAAATGAGTGCTGATCACATACAAAAGCGTTGATTTAGACTTaagtttctgtctgttttcttttttgcagaaaatcCATAGCAGTAACATAATTATCCTTACTGTCACTCGCTGTATGGCCATTATTTATATCTACTTCCAGTTCAAGAACCTCCGACAGCTGGGATCCAAATATATACTTGGTCAGTATGTCACACTGTAAAATAGACTAGTTTTGCTTTTAATAATTATTGCACAGCATAGAATTACAGTCGATTTATGATTGGACTGTTTTGAGGACAGACAtgggtgtttgttttatttctagCCAACAAGAAAATCTATTGCTTGCgagtttggaagaaaaaaaatgaaattttacactttattgtCAACTCTAACaacttttatttactgttttcagtcttttgagaaagaaattaaCTGGCATTGAATATGATTGACaatgaaaataacagttttacTTTGACCGTTCTTGTTTGCATGTTACCATAACTTTTCCTGATAATGTACACCGTTCCAGTAGAAAATGCCCTTTGGTCAGTGTTAGTCACATTTAAATCGACTAGATTTTGTAGTTGAGATATTTTTCTGTACAAATGTTATCTCTCATAGTTTCAACATtgtatttcttctgtttttgcaGGTATTGCAGGGTTATTTACAGTGTTctccagttttgttttcagtacaGTAGTCATTCATTTCTTTGGGAAGGAATTGACAGGTCTCAAGTAAGTGCTTTTTATGCTTTTATACACTTTGTATCTAAATTTGCTGTATATGTCTTAACTTTCCTAGTGCAATTTGTTATAGTGATGCATTACATAAAATTAAATCGCCACAATGCAGTTTAAGTATTTTGCGTTGAATCTTATCAAGATCAGCTACTGTTATTTTTAGAAGTATGAAGTGAACTTTGTGCATAGACTGCTTTATAATTATGTATCAGTACGCTTTTCAATACGTATCAGAAGTCAATACCATGCAAAGGACCTTTCCAATATAAAATTAACAGAATTCAACCAAATCTTTTCTGATTGTAACTTTTGCTTTTCCCCATTCAGTGAAGCCCTTCCCTTCTTTCTTCTGCTTATCGACCTATCCAAAGCCAGTGCATTGGCCAAATTTGCCCTCAGCTCAAACTCTCAGGTAATATCATACACTTTGTGtctttcaattttatttatgattAAGCTGCATCGGAGTGTCAGGACTTGTTGATTTAGACCCTTGTGTTGTTCATAGGAGGAGGTGAGGGAAAACATCTCCCAGGGCATGGCCATCCTGGGCCCCACGTTTACCCTGGATGCTCTAGTCGAGTGTCTGGTGATAGGAATTGGTACAATGTCAGGTAAGAATTACCTCTCCACCTTAAAGCCACTGACAGAAACAGTGCCGTGTTAGAAAGGCTACGACGATGCTCAGCTGAACAGGAAAtgaaaggttttgttttctttcacctcccAGGTGTACCTCAGCTGGAGATCATGTGTTGCTTTAGCTGCATGTCTGTTCTGGCCAACTACTTCGTCTTCATGACATTCTTCCCTGCGTGTGtctccctggtcctggaggtgaGAATAACCTCTTTGATTTGTAGAGACTTATGAAAAGtcccacacaaaaaaaaaaaaagtctcacaatatttctgtgtgtttgtgtgtaattttgTTCGTAGCTGTCGAGGGAAAGCCGTGAGGGTCGTCCCATTTGGCAACTGAGCCACTTTGCTCGTGTGCTGGCAGAAGAGGAGGATAACAAACCGAATCCTGTGACCCAAAGGGTTAAAATCATTATGGTGAGAATaacttttcacatttaaaaaaaccccaaaacattaGGTtacttttttattcaatacAAGTGACAAACGAACAGCACAATGTTAATAGAAACACACTCGTGATGTTATCTTCTAGTCTCTGGGCCTGGCCTTGGTTCACGCCCACACTCGACTCACAGCCGAGCATTCGGGTCAGAATCGGACGGTGGAGGGGCCTGTAACCGAAAGAATAGACTCTGCTGGTTCCACGTGGCCCGGGAAGCTCACCAGGTAAAAACACTCTCACCTGTGTTCTCCAGCGTGTCAAACTGACTCTAAAGATTCAGAGAAATTCAAACCCTGCATGCTGTATGGTGGTTGAATGGAGGTCATTTTGGAAGAACAGATGGGAATGAGAACCTGTTAAAAAGGAACCCGACAGATTAATAATCATATTTAAATGCTCAAAAAAGACCTACCCAGATTGAGAAAGGTCCCAATCAGACTGTGAAGTATTGTGATCTCTAATAATAGGGTAAATAGAATAACATGGACTGTCCCGTATTCACATGACTTCTCTCACCGATGCCCCACGTCGTCTCTCTCATTGCTCAGTATGGACCTGGAGCAGGTGATCACCCTGGGCCTCGCCCTGCTCCTGGCTGTGAAGTACGTCTTCTTCGAGCAAGCCGAGACCGAGTCGTCGCTGTCCCTCAGAAGTCCCATGATAAGCTCCGCCCCTCCGTCTCAGAAGCTCAGAGCGGCGGCGACGGCGACCGACTGTTGCAGGAGGGACCTCCCAGTCTCAAAGCCTCATAAGACTGCCGGCTGTGTCCCGGCAACCACGCTCACCGCCCCAGACGTTCCACTTTCCGCCGAGGGAGACATGgcccacagagagagaggtgaTGTTTACACCTGGCTGATGATGAAGCAACAGTTTCAATTCTGTCTTCTTCGTTGCTTCATGCTGTGTCTTTCCGTCACCATTTCCCTCCAGCAGTGGACGACAGACCCTGTGCCCCGTGGTCTGAGGAGTCTCGTGCTCCTGGAGTTGGCTTTCTCTCCGGGACTCGGCCGCTGGAGGAATGTGTGGCCATCCTCTCCGATCCTCAGGTAAAGCAAGGTCACAGGCGAAAAGCGTCTCCCGTGTCGTACGTTTGTTTCCCTGTTTGAAACAAACCACAGTTGTGTTTCTCCCCAGAGAGGAGCCCATTTACTGAGCGATGCCGAGGTGATGAACCTCGTGTCAGCGTGTAAAATCCACAACTACAAACTGGAAACGGTCCTGAAGAACCCGGAGAGGGGCGTGTCCATCAGGAGGCAAATGTTATCAGCTAAACTGCCTCTTCCCACGGCTTTGGCCTGTCTGCCCTACAAGGACTACGACTATTCAGAGGTACTGGAACGCCGCCATCGCCGATAAATGTGTCATTTTGTCTCAACTCAGCTCAGACCTCCCAGCAGGTTTCATAGTTTACATCAGTGTGAGCCGGGTTTTCTGGCAAAGTGCAGGGATTTTAAGGCTCATTTCTTCTGTACTTCCTTAgataaataaacttttcaaaTCTTCTTTGTCACGTTTTCTGGGTTTTTCTACTTGTTGAGTAAAATTTCACCCTTTGCCGTAATTTTGTGTGATTATAAGCCCCCATTTTATGATCTAGCGAGAAAGTCTTGTTGAAGTGATGTCTTTTTTGATTTGTCAGATGACCTTACGGTGTCGTTTTCACTGTTAAAACCATGTAACAGTCATTCTTCTCGTCTCGGCTGATTCCCAGTTCGCCTCTTTGGACACGCTGtgcctgctgtgtgtgactttgtgtccCTGACCCGTAGGTGATGGGCACTTGCTGTGAGAACGTCATCGGCTACATGCCCGTGCCGGTGGGAGTGGCCGGCCCGCTGCTGTTGGACGAGAAGCAGTTCCACATTCCCATGGCCACGACCGAGGGCTGCCTGGTGGCCAGCACCAACCGGGGCTGCAGGGCCATCGCCGTAAGTCTGAGgaagaaccaaaaaaaatgGCGATTGGAGTGTCTGTGCGTGATTGACGGTGTCCTCCTTCCTGTCCCAGCTGAGCGGGGGCTGCAGAGGACGGATTCTGGCCGACAGCATGACCAGGGGTCCCGTGGTGAGGCTGCCCTCGGCGTGCCGGGCCGCAGAGGTCAAAATCTGGCTGGAGACCCCGAGTGGATTCGACATGATCAAAGAGGCCTTCGACCAGACCAGCAGGTCAGCACAGGCAGAAATAGAGACACAGTATTCATCATTCTGACTCACAGGAAGCTCATTCAACCAAACCAACTGCAAACGTGATGAATGAATACAGAAACGGTAAATAAAGAGTTTCTTGAATTTCTTGTTCAGATGTCAGCGAGGTTAATTGttgtaaaaacaacattttgagcAGTGATTCCTAAATCCATTGATTTTATTcatagagataaaaaaaaaaaaaaattcaatgctCGTCACTTAGGAGAGCTCGGTCTCAGATCCTCCTCGTTCTGAAGTCCAACCATTGTTTTTCTGAAGTCATAACGAGATGCTTGTTTCTTTGTAGGTTTGCTCGTTTGGAAAAGCTGCTGGTGGCCATAGCCGGCAGGAACCTGTACATCCGCTTCCACTCGCAGACCGGAGACGCCATGGGCATGAACATGCTGTCCAAGGTAAGAAGAGGggcatgaagaaaaaaatatagctCAGGAAAGTTTTGCTGTATAAGACTTGAGCacgacctgtgtgtgtgtgtgtgtgtgtgtgtgtgtgtgtgtgtccgtgtgtccgTCGCCTCCAGGGCACGGAACAGGCTCTGCTGCGACTCCAGCAGCATCACCCAGACGTGGACGTGCTGTCGCTCAGCGGTAACTACTGCACCGACAAGAAATCTGCCGCCGTCAACTGGATCCTGGGCCGCGGCAAGTCCGTGGTGTGCGAGGCCACCATCCCCGGGAAGGTGGTCCGGGAGGTACGGACACGCCAAGCGCCGCTGACTCCAGCAGCCCTTCACCTGTCAGCATGAATCATCTCCAGTGGTGCTCAAACCacctgtggatgtgtgtgtgtgtgtgtgtgtctgtgtaggtGCTGAAGAGCAGCGCCGCTGCCATGGTGGAGGTGAACATCAACAAGAACCTGGTGGGCTCGGCCATGGTCGGCAGCATTGGCGGGTTCAACGCCCACGCCGCCAACGTCGTGACGGCCATCTACATCGCCTGCGGACAGGTAGAATTCCCCCCCCCAGCAAGCTTCCACTCCACGCCACTTCATGTATACAATCTGACAATGATTCAAGATAAACCAGCGAGAAGTTTCACCGCAGCGACAGGTTGTGCTCGTTTCGTTACAGAGTGGGACGTGTgggaaaatgaaacatttcacgGAGGAGAAGCTGATATGGACTCTTTGATGTTGCACTAATAGAATAGAACACATTTCTTCACAGTGTTGGTAACTGGAGAGCAGCTttgtaattaaaatgtaaaatgatactgctccaagcaaaaaaaaattaagaatttaAGACTAATTTAGTTCCTGAAATTGAGGGAAACAGAAGTTTTCACAAATCtggttcaatttttttttaacaaaatataaaaataaacgtCTTCTTTGCCACCGATGGAAACCAAACCTGCTCAGTGTGACGGCAGCGGCGTGTCGCTGTGTTCCAGGACCCGGCTCAGACTGTgggcagctccagctgcatCACTCAGATGGAGTGCGCCGGGCTGCTCGGCGACGACCTGTACATCAGCTGCACCATGCCGTCCATCGAGCTGGGCACCGTGGGCGGGGGCACCAACCTGTCGCCGCAGCGGGCCTGTCTGCAGGTAGCCCCCTCCGGTCCGGTTTAGCAGTCGTGTAGTTAAATATTCCCAGTTGGGCTTTAGGTTTCGTTTGACGGAGCTTTCTACGTCCGTCCTGTGTCTAGATGCTCAGCGTCACCGGCCCCGACCAGCCGGGCGAGAACGCCCGCCGGCTGGCCCGCGTGGTGTGCGGCGCCGTCCTGGCCGGGGAGCTCTCTCTGATGGCCGCCCTCACCGCCGGACACCTGGTCAGGAGCCACATGGTTCACAACAGGTGAGCGGGGTCAGGGTCTCCCCGCCGTGACGCTTCGGCGACGCCGTTCAGCTCTGTTCACAAACTCTCAGTTGTAAATGTTGATTTCTCTCTTTCGTCTTCTCTCAGATCAAAAACTAACCTGGCGGAGACTTTTGTGTCGAAGTCGGAGAACACAGCGTGACGTGGAGTCCAGAGTGAACGAACACTCCAGCCAACGCCAGATAACCTTCCCGTGTGTGAATGGCGTGGCTCTGAGGAGACCGCCGCCGGCCGCGAATAATCCGCCTCACTGATCCTGCCAGACTGATTCCAGGACTTTGTTCTGGTTTCTGTCTGGCGATTATCGATTTGTGCCATTTGTCTGCATCTGACTTTGTGTCATTAACGCCCGGGGAAGCCTCGGGCGCCGTCGGTACTGATAACTGTGAATCACTGGTGGTGTTTAGTCTGCTGAGATCCACCGGAAACCCCGTGCCTCTCCTGGAGTTAGACGGCCAAACTGCTCTTTTCTAATCAGACTCCTGCAGaaatttgagtgttttttttttttcttcttctccttttacATGTGAgcagagtgtgtatgtgtgtgtgttactattGATGTGTGAGATTGACTGAAAAAGTTGCAAGAATACAGTTAGAATATTTTGTTTCcagtcattttttaaagaaattccgaaaaaaggaaaaagcctGAACGCTTCCAGCGCCGTACTGACATGATCACACCAACTCATTCATCCACTATATTTTTGTGATAAACTTCAGTAAAATTAAGCATTTTAGCATAATCCAATGATATGAAACTTGAGGAATAACATGTTCAATTTACAAGACGTTCCAGAATGAAACCTTTTTACACAAtaacaaaatgtttcttttcaaaaCCAGTTTTTGAGACACACTTGTGAGAAATGGTGGAACTGCCACGACTGTCTCACCTCTCTGCACGCTACATTGTTTACACACCACTCAAGGCTAAATGAGAGGAaacaaaatattctttttgtCAAAGCGACGAGGGGCGGCTTTgtgaactttatttttttttttttcttgacagacCTTTGCACTCGCCAAACTCTTTACTTGAGACAGCGCTGTCGGAAGCGGCCGGTGACTTCTGTTCCAAGTTACTTCTGCCTGAATGTATGTCGAACTCTTATCAGTGTTTGTGGGCAAAAACCACTGGTACAACCCTCCCTGAACGAAGGTGCTACTGTATACCGTGTATACTGTAGATAGACGATGCCTtttggacttcctgtttctaaaaaaggaaaagaaaataagcTGCTAAATGGGAGATTTGGAGATTTTCCACTTTCTGATCGGCCGCCTACGAATGTTACaggcaggtttgtttttttttttaaacgagaATCTGAAGCCATATCGGTTAATTTATTCAAGTTTTCTAGTGTACGTGCAGAGCGATTAAAGCTTTTTTATTGGGGGGAAAGTGGatacaaaagtgtgtgtgtgtgtgtgtgtgtcagctggttCATTTCCAGAGAGCCTTGAAGCTCTGACGCGGCCTTACACTCAGTCTGTCTGATGGAGTCTGAGCCTTCAGCGCGCTTTAGCTAGAATATTTAATTCTATCCAGAAATCAAACTGTCttatttaataattaataaaaacaaacactacgGTTCCTCCTCAGAGTGTCTCCTTGGTCTGGAAACGTTAtaatctgttctgttttgtttgaacatgtgttttaaaaaatggaaaaaaaagggaatacctgaaatttacacagaaacaaagtCATACTTTTGTAAGAAgtagagaaaacaggaaatgttgGGAAAAATAagcttgacattttttttttaatatatacaGATGTACAGAattattaccaaaaaaaaaataaactcaagaaacaggcctggacagaAATGATGGTACCCCTAGAATAGACTGAAAATAATGTGAGCAAAGGGACACGTCAGTCCcaggtgtgtccactaattagcatcacaggtgtctgcaatcttgtaatcagtcagtggctctTATAGAGGGCGACAGGTAGTCACATGAAGTGTTCCACACTCGACAtggaagcaaaggaaagagttgtctcaggagattagaaagaaaattatagaCAAATATGTTAAAGGTGGAGGCAACTGGAGCAGTCTGCTCATGAGGAGTGGGCCAAAAGGTCGTGCAAATAAATACTAAGTTAAGGgttccatcatttttgtccaggcctgtttcatgagttttttttttttttttttaataattctgttgaagcatggttgaaaagcaatgcctgactttcattggttaaatttaacagatttcttatttattatgtttgtcggattcaagttgtttctctgaccactgtgaatttttctttcattaaactaagggtaccaacaattttgttcACAATCTGTATGTTTATAGACACATGACAATGCAATTTGagaataaatcaaaaatatttgtatttggatcaaaaaatggttttaaaaatggcATTCATAGGCCATTCAATAACGGAGCGAATTAATCCAATTGGGGAAATACCATAAGCTCCTTCCATATAAATGTTagataaattattttaaaaaggaagaaatgcaGACATTACcaaatattataaaaaaaaaaaaagtttaattgcTGTGGATGTTTCAGGaaaattttaaatgtgaaaaattttgaggtaaaaatatgaaattgaGGGACAAAGACTGTGTCCTACTTCTCTAAATTGTATTTCCCCTAAATCTTCCGCATCGTCACTTGAAGTCATCAAACCTTCAGAGCAACTTTCAGGCTTCattcttcacattttctttttgatctTAACGTCCGTTGATGTGTTGATGTTAGTGTTTGTCAGTACAAAAAAACATGGGTGTAACAGGAAAACTCCAAGCAACAGATTTGAATGTCAAACATAACAGTCGTGCACGTGtttaatcaacattttgagACAGAAACTCAACGATACAAAGACAAACCGTGACCGTATTCGCGGAGCGGTTTCAGCACTGGGACCGTCACAGAGCACAGGAACACCGGCAGACAGGTCACGCACATGGAACTGAAATAAACCTGACGTTTCTTCCGACACTACAGCCTGCTCTTGAAAAGGTATCCCAGCAGCTCCGAGCGACGTGGTCCGTTCAGACGGAGAGACGACTGTAAGCAGGGGGGACGAAGCCGAGAGGCACTTCACTAGTGATTCTTCAAAAAGGTGCTCTGGAGAGCGCTCCCCACCCCTTTCCAAATCTAAGTTTCCTTTAACTCTAAGGCATTTGGGCTCAAGTAGTCACAAAAATGCTTCCAAGACCTTTTAGTGAAAACGTTAGCGACCCTATTTACACATTCAAAATATGTGCTGTGACGAGTACAAAGCCGAGCAAATAATGTACAGGAAGTCATTCATTCCTCCATCAGCACCGAGCAGAGGCGGCGTTTTCATGAGAGGAACGGATCCAAGTCTTACATCATCGGGGTCGTAGGTCAATGACAGCCCCTCTGCACTTCATACAGACGAGACGACGATCGCCTCGAGTCTGGTTTCTCTAGGAAaagtcagcagctcagaacagagCTGGAGAATAATCTGCAAAGTCAACACAAAATAGGCTCTAAATGTTTCTATCTATAAGCAATCCTTCTTATACTTTACAAACTTCTTACACATCATACATTTGTATACAGGCGCGTCTGCGGCCGCCGGACGATGGAGGATGGCTCAAGTCTGCGGGCGAGCGGCACGCGTTTAAAAATAGCTTCTTGCTTTTTACTCCTATTAATCTACATTTTGAAAGTCTTCAATTTACTATTTCTATAAATTAAATCACGATGAGCAGAAGAAACAAGCGCTAAACTGCTTTTCAAAGGATTTAAATGCAGCCAGGTTCGGCGCACGTGTGGaacacaaacagcagggggcgccatcGCAGCACGTCCTCCACCTCTGGAACTAAGTTGGAGCTAAAAGCTGGAAAGTTGGTGGGAGGGATGGGTTTCTTCACGGCACCGGAGCGGCTGTGGGAGCCTCACGCCGCGTCCCAGCGCTgcaaagatgaagaagaaacatgcggtcggtttgtgtgtttttggcgTGCACGTGACGGGCGGGCGGGCAGGCGCACGTCTCACCTGAGGCGCTCAGAACAAGATGGGCTTGCCGGCAGTTTTCTCCTGGACGTAGGAGGTGAAGCGCTTGAGAAATTTGGGATACTCCCTCTTAGCCACGGCCCTGAGGACGGAGGCCGGAGCCCAGCCTCCTGgattcactgaacacacacacacacacacacacacacacacacacacacacaaacacacacagcagctttaaccacagaggagaactgag is from Salarias fasciatus chromosome 7 unlocalized genomic scaffold, fSalaFa1.1 super_scaffold_4, whole genome shotgun sequence and encodes:
- the LOC115383157 gene encoding 3-hydroxy-3-methylglutaryl-coenzyme A reductase-like isoform X2 — encoded protein: MSYIRAAPRLNGLSERQNYHGKKSLTTVKPTIGGEAVNLSSSTHPNNMLARLFRLHGLMVASHPWEVIVGTLALTVCLMSMNNRAASSQMCSWNECPKIEEKIHSSNIIILTVTRCMAIIYIYFQFKNLRQLGSKYILGIAGLFTVFSSFVFSTVVIHFFGKELTGLNEALPFFLLLIDLSKASALAKFALSSNSQEEVRENISQGMAILGPTFTLDALVECLVIGIGTMSGVPQLEIMCCFSCMSVLANYFVFMTFFPACVSLVLELSRESREGRPIWQLSHFARVLAEEEDNKPNPVTQRVKIIMSLGLALVHAHTRLTAEHSGQNRTVEGPVTERIDSAGSTWPGKLTSMDLEQVITLGLALLLAVKYVFFEQAETESSLSLRSPMISSAPPSQKLRAAATATDCCRRDLPVSKPHKTAGCVPATTLTAPDVPLSAEGDMAHRERVDDRPCAPWSEESRAPGVGFLSGTRPLEECVAILSDPQRGAHLLSDAEVMNLVSACKIHNYKLETVLKNPERGVSIRRQMLSAKLPLPTALACLPYKDYDYSEVMGTCCENVIGYMPVPVGVAGPLLLDEKQFHIPMATTEGCLVASTNRGCRAIALSGGCRGRILADSMTRGPVVRLPSACRAAEVKIWLETPSGFDMIKEAFDQTSRFARLEKLLVAIAGRNLYIRFHSQTGDAMGMNMLSKGTEQALLRLQQHHPDVDVLSLSGNYCTDKKSAAVNWILGRGKSVVCEATIPGKVVREVLKSSAAAMVEVNINKNLVGSAMVGSIGGFNAHAANVVTAIYIACGQDPAQTVGSSSCITQMECAGLLGDDLYISCTMPSIELGTVGGGTNLSPQRACLQMLSVTGPDQPGENARRLARVVCGAVLAGELSLMAALTAGHLVRSHMVHNRSKTNLAETFVSKSENTA
- the LOC115383157 gene encoding 3-hydroxy-3-methylglutaryl-coenzyme A reductase-like isoform X1, whose protein sequence is MSYIRAAPRLNGLSERQNYHGKKSLTTVKPTIGGEAVNLSSSTHPNNMLARLFRLHGLMVASHPWEVIVGTLALTVCLMSMNNRAASSQMCSWNECPKIEEKIHSSNIIILTVTRCMAIIYIYFQFKNLRQLGSKYILGIAGLFTVFSSFVFSTVVIHFFGKELTGLNEALPFFLLLIDLSKASALAKFALSSNSQEEVRENISQGMAILGPTFTLDALVECLVIGIGTMSGVPQLEIMCCFSCMSVLANYFVFMTFFPACVSLVLELSRESREGRPIWQLSHFARVLAEEEDNKPNPVTQRVKIIMSLGLALVHAHTRLTAEHSGQNRTVEGPVTERIDSAGSTWPGKLTSMDLEQVITLGLALLLAVKYVFFEQAETESSLSLRSPMISSAPPSQKLRAAATATDCCRRDLPVSKPHKTAGCVPATTLTAPDVPLSAEGDMAHRERAVDDRPCAPWSEESRAPGVGFLSGTRPLEECVAILSDPQRGAHLLSDAEVMNLVSACKIHNYKLETVLKNPERGVSIRRQMLSAKLPLPTALACLPYKDYDYSEVMGTCCENVIGYMPVPVGVAGPLLLDEKQFHIPMATTEGCLVASTNRGCRAIALSGGCRGRILADSMTRGPVVRLPSACRAAEVKIWLETPSGFDMIKEAFDQTSRFARLEKLLVAIAGRNLYIRFHSQTGDAMGMNMLSKGTEQALLRLQQHHPDVDVLSLSGNYCTDKKSAAVNWILGRGKSVVCEATIPGKVVREVLKSSAAAMVEVNINKNLVGSAMVGSIGGFNAHAANVVTAIYIACGQDPAQTVGSSSCITQMECAGLLGDDLYISCTMPSIELGTVGGGTNLSPQRACLQMLSVTGPDQPGENARRLARVVCGAVLAGELSLMAALTAGHLVRSHMVHNRSKTNLAETFVSKSENTA